The following proteins are co-located in the Candidatus Eisenbacteria bacterium genome:
- the trpA gene encoding tryptophan synthase subunit alpha — MFARLRRRGQIAFVPFTMLGDPNPQSSLEVLKAMAEGGADALELGIPFSDPTADGPTIQAAARRSLTAGTTPADCLVMIRAMRSAFPDLPLGLLVYANLVVANGVERFYAEAAAAGLDSVLVADVPTLEATPFCEAARGARVDPILLLPPNASPACLDKIAGESRGYTYVVSRRGVTGADEEISLPDSKLLRELALRNAAPPLLGFGISRPEHVVAARKAGAAGVICGSAVVERVEAQLAGGTGAIVKCVRSFVAEMKAATSENR, encoded by the coding sequence ATGTTTGCGAGGCTCCGGCGACGGGGCCAGATCGCCTTCGTCCCGTTCACCATGCTCGGGGATCCGAATCCGCAGTCGAGCCTCGAGGTCCTCAAAGCCATGGCAGAAGGGGGCGCCGACGCGCTGGAGCTTGGGATCCCCTTCTCGGATCCGACCGCTGACGGCCCGACGATTCAGGCCGCGGCCCGAAGGTCCCTGACGGCCGGGACCACGCCTGCAGACTGCCTCGTCATGATCCGCGCGATGCGGTCGGCTTTCCCAGATCTTCCCCTGGGCCTCCTGGTCTATGCGAACCTCGTTGTCGCTAACGGGGTCGAGAGATTCTACGCCGAAGCGGCAGCGGCAGGTCTCGACTCAGTTCTGGTCGCTGACGTACCGACTCTTGAAGCCACACCCTTTTGCGAAGCCGCGCGAGGGGCGAGAGTCGATCCCATCCTCTTGCTCCCCCCGAACGCGAGTCCCGCCTGTTTGGACAAGATCGCCGGCGAATCCAGGGGCTATACGTACGTGGTGAGCCGGAGGGGCGTGACGGGGGCGGACGAGGAGATCAGTCTGCCGGACAGCAAGCTTCTTCGGGAACTCGCCCTCCGGAATGCGGCGCCTCCCCTCCTCGGATTCGGCATCTCCCGTCCCGAACATGTCGTCGCCGCACGGAAGGCAGGCGCGGCCGGCGTGATCTGCGGTTCTGCGGTGGTTGAACGCGTCGAGGCGCAACTCGCAGGTGGGACCGGGGCGATCGTCAAGTGCGTGCGGTCGTTCGTGGCGGAGATGAAGGCAGCCACGAGTGAGAACCGTTAG
- the aroA gene encoding 3-phosphoshikimate 1-carboxyvinyltransferase, whose amino-acid sequence MADPITLEAPGSKSATQRALLLASLAPGTSTLRGALDCDDARALRGALQRLGIDVRTEGTEWTVQGGVYRSPSEPLFCAEAGTCLRFLAAASLLIEDRVTLDAAEQLRRRPVREVVDALRVLGKRVEHLGAEGFAPFVVSQEGPIPGRVRVDASGTSQFLSGLLMLSPLLGGMEVTVTGKIASRAYVELTRTMMVRFGGPAIEDLGTGFRAPAGSYRPTQIQIEADWSSGAMLHVAGWLTGRRVSIPNLDPHSTQGDRRIVDFLHELGRPRPHTFDLSDCPDLITPLAVACAFASQPSVIGDVAHARLKECDRIAAAAKMLAEVGITVEERRDGLRIFPGETLGDDPRTSPPFARLGARIEDFGDHRMAMAAGLLSLRVHGVHTANPECVQKSFPRFWEVLERLRCSIDR is encoded by the coding sequence ATGGCTGATCCAATTACATTAGAGGCTCCAGGCTCGAAGAGCGCGACCCAGCGTGCCTTGCTGCTCGCCTCCCTCGCGCCCGGAACTTCCACTCTTCGGGGAGCACTCGACTGTGACGACGCGCGGGCGTTGCGCGGGGCGCTCCAGCGGCTCGGGATTGATGTACGAACCGAAGGTACGGAGTGGACCGTGCAAGGCGGCGTCTATCGGTCCCCCTCCGAACCTCTGTTCTGCGCCGAGGCAGGGACCTGCCTACGCTTCCTAGCGGCGGCTTCGTTGCTCATCGAGGACCGCGTCACGCTGGACGCAGCTGAGCAGCTCCGGCGCAGGCCGGTCCGCGAAGTCGTCGATGCGCTGCGCGTGCTCGGGAAGCGGGTCGAGCACCTGGGCGCAGAGGGGTTCGCTCCATTCGTCGTATCTCAGGAAGGTCCTATCCCGGGTCGGGTCCGGGTCGATGCAAGCGGTACGAGCCAGTTTCTGTCGGGGCTCCTGATGCTCTCTCCCTTGCTGGGAGGAATGGAGGTTACGGTGACCGGCAAGATCGCGTCGCGCGCATATGTGGAGCTCACCCGCACGATGATGGTCCGCTTCGGCGGTCCTGCAATCGAGGATCTGGGAACCGGCTTCCGCGCGCCCGCCGGGTCCTATCGGCCGACTCAGATACAGATCGAAGCGGACTGGTCATCAGGGGCCATGCTGCACGTCGCGGGCTGGCTGACTGGCCGCCGGGTGTCGATTCCGAATCTGGATCCCCACTCCACACAGGGCGATCGCAGGATCGTAGATTTCCTGCATGAACTGGGGCGGCCCCGCCCTCACACCTTCGATCTGTCGGACTGCCCAGACCTGATCACTCCTCTCGCCGTGGCCTGCGCCTTCGCATCGCAGCCGAGCGTGATCGGCGACGTCGCGCACGCGAGGCTCAAGGAGTGTGACCGGATCGCCGCGGCGGCAAAGATGCTGGCCGAGGTCGGCATCACAGTGGAGGAGCGCCGCGACGGTCTGCGGATCTTCCCCGGTGAAACCCTCGGGGACGATCCTCGGACCTCTCCGCCCTTCGCGCGCCTGGGTGCCCGGATCGAAGACTTCGGGGACCACCGCATGGCGATGGCTGCGGGTTTGCTCTCGTTGCGCGTTCATGGAGTGCACACAGCGAATCCCGAGTGTGTTCAGAAGTCCTTTCCGCGGTTCTGGGAAGTGCTGGAACGGTTGCGGTGCTCGATCGATCGATAG